The DNA segment GTCGGCTGCCCGGGAGTTGCAAATCGCCCTCAACGCCGCGAGAAGGACGGCCGCAAACAGCGGAACGATTACTGGAAGCGTGACAAGCCTTAGATCCACACCTCACCATCTTAAAAAGCGGATTTTGTCGGGGTCCAGCGAGCCGGCCCGCTGATGGATCTGCATCGCCAGGGCGAGCAGCAGCGCCATCACCACGGCTTCAACGACAATATCGGTCAACATCAGCGCCTGAACAATCGGATCCACCGCCGGCGTGTCCGGAGAGATGTTGGCGTATATCGGCGATGTCGCGCCGCTCCGATATCCGATCGTGACGAGAAGTACATAAGTCGAGGACTGCAGCACGGCGATGCACATGATCAGGTGCACATAATTCCTGCTGGTGACGATACCGTAGAGACCCACGATGAAGAGCCATGCGGCAATGCCATATGGCCAGTGTGTAGCGATCATTTGCCCCTCCTCTTCGTTTTCAATCGGAGCTCGAGCGTCTCTTCCAGAAACGAAATGAGCAGAAGCACAAAACCGCCCGCTACCGCCATCCCCGTCGCGAGGCTGATCAGCGGTATGGTGCCCCCGGAGTAAACCTTCGGGTCGGCCGGGCCGAGGGGAACAACGTTTTCAAGAAAGGATTTGCCCCAGATCAGGCCTGCCACGCCAATCAGGATGTAACCGCCGACGCCGGCCGATTCCGCAAGTTCGCCAAGCATTGCAGGCGCGACTTTCTTGAATATTTCCAGATCGCCGGCAACATAGACCAGCAGTGGAACCGTCGCAAGAACGACTCCTCCCTGGAATCCTCCGCCCGGGGTGAGTTGCCCATGAGTCACGACGTAAATTCCAAACAGAACCGCGGGCGCTGCAAGCGCAAGACTCAGGAGCCGGACGGCATCGCTCGGTTCCGGAACTTTCCGGGCGCCCTCATCCTGTTCGCTCTCATTCGTGTCTTTGATCTCGTCGGGCCGCTGGCGCAACAGAAGAGTCGCGCCGATAACAGATACAAAAAGGATGGATTCTTCGCCAAGAGTGTCGAACCCGCGATAATCGAAATTCACGGCAGAAACGACGCCGGTGGTGTGCCGTTCTTTGACGGTGATGGCATTCAGGACATCGCCATACGGACCTCTATAATGTCCGATGGCAGGTATTCCCTCCATTGCGGCCAGAAGCAGGATCAAAAACGCTGCGGCCAGAGGAAGGAATAAAAAGATTCGAACCCGCCGGCTCATTCCCGATCCCGCCGGAATTTGGCGAGCGTGAGCATCACCATGAGAGGCAGCGCGACCGCGCCGATCGCAATTTGAGAAAGAGCAACGTCCGGGGCCTGAAACACAAAGAACATCAGGGCAAGGATCAACCCATAAAAGCTGAGCCCGATCACTTGATCGACCGGACGCCGCGTCAACACGACGGCGGTTCCGCCGATACCCGCCAGAATCAGAACGAGTGTTTGCAGCCCATCCATGTTTTGTCTGTTCTCAGCCGGCCTGTTTACGATCGTCTTTTTCCTGCACTGCCCAATGGCCCGACGCCCGGATCCGCGCCGCACGCGCGGTTGCATGAGTCAACACGGGATTGGTGATGAAAAGGATGAGGGCGCAAAGAATCGCCTTCACTGTGGCCT comes from the Terriglobia bacterium genome and includes:
- a CDS encoding cation:proton antiporter subunit C gives rise to the protein MIATHWPYGIAAWLFIVGLYGIVTSRNYVHLIMCIAVLQSSTYVLLVTIGYRSGATSPIYANISPDTPAVDPIVQALMLTDIVVEAVVMALLLALAMQIHQRAGSLDPDKIRFLRW
- a CDS encoding MnhB domain-containing protein; translated protein: MSRRVRIFLFLPLAAAFLILLLAAMEGIPAIGHYRGPYGDVLNAITVKERHTTGVVSAVNFDYRGFDTLGEESILFVSVIGATLLLRQRPDEIKDTNESEQDEGARKVPEPSDAVRLLSLALAAPAVLFGIYVVTHGQLTPGGGFQGGVVLATVPLLVYVAGDLEIFKKVAPAMLGELAESAGVGGYILIGVAGLIWGKSFLENVVPLGPADPKVYSGGTIPLISLATGMAVAGGFVLLLISFLEETLELRLKTKRRGK
- a CDS encoding DUF4040 domain-containing protein gives rise to the protein MDGLQTLVLILAGIGGTAVVLTRRPVDQVIGLSFYGLILALMFFVFQAPDVALSQIAIGAVALPLMVMLTLAKFRRDRE